The following nucleotide sequence is from Streptomyces leeuwenhoekii.
CGGAATGACGGATGCGCGATCGTTTCCGCGATTCTTTCCGGTTGTGTCAGGGTGCACAACGTGCAAATCGGTCACACTTTGTCCGTATCAAGGGCAGGTCCCGGGCGCCCGCCGCCTGGATCGCGGTGGCGAGGTCGCATGCCGAAGGCCCCCGGCCTGTGGGCAGATTCGAGGGGGCCTTCGCACGTCGTGGGAGACGGCCGTGGGAGAAAGGGGATGGGGGAGAAGGGAGTGGAGGAGAAGGGGGGTGCGGGAGAAAGGGATGAGGGACGGGGAGATCAGTTCACGTCGGACGGGTCCAGCCGGTAGAGGGCCGACGTGCCGGCCGTCTGCCCGGAGGCCGACTGCGAGCCGGAAGCCGTGTCCGTCGCCGTGCCGGCGCCGTAGTCGCTCGCCTCCACCGCGGTGCCGTGCTCCTGCACCCACTGGGTGACCTCGGAGGCGATGTCGGAACCGCCGCCCGGGCCGCCGCCCATGCCCCCGCCGCCGACCTGCACGTAGTGCAACTCGCCGTTCTTCACCAGCTCCTTGAGCCGGTCGAGGGTCATGGCCCGGTCGCTGCCGGACCAGCCCCACATGGAGATGACCGGCTCACCGCTGCCGAGGATGAGCTGCGCGGCGCTCTGCGAACTGGAGACCGCCAGCAACCAGGTGGCGCCGTCCTGGTGCTTCTTCAGGTAGGCGATCAGCTCGCTGCTCGCGCCGCCCATACCGCCCCCGCCGAAGCCTCCCGCGCCACCGGGTCGCCCACCGGCGCCGGAACTGCCGCCCCCTTCGCTCGCACTGTCGCTCGCACCGCCTTCGCTCGTAGTGCCTTCGCTCGCACCGCCTTCGCTCGTACTGCCGCTGCTCGTATCGCCTTCGCTCGTACTGCCGTCGCTCGGAGGCGTGCCGCCCGCCATCTCACCGGTGCCGCCGGAAGCCTGGCCGCTGCCGCTGCCGCTGCCGCTGCCGCTGCCGGCGCCGGTGCCGGGAGCCTCGCTGTCCCCGGTGCCGGAAGCCTGGCCGCTGGTGCCGTCGGGTGGGGTGCCACCGTCGGGCAGGGTGCCGCTCGGACCGCCGCCCTGGCCGTTCGGCGGCTCCCCGCCGGGCGAGCCGCCGGCCTGGCCGTTCCCGGCGCCCTGCGGCGACTCGCCCGAGCCCTCGCCGTTCGCGCCGCCCGGGAAGCCGCCCCGGCCGCCGCCTGTGCCGGGCCCGCCCATGCCGCCGCCCGTCGACGGCCCCGCGGTCGGGTTGGTCCCGCCCATGCCGCCGCCCGAACCGAAGGGCACCGACCAGGCGTACGCGGCCGGTCCGGCCACCGACGCGACCACCGCCGCGGCGACGGAGATTGCCAGCAGCCGCGCCCTGCGGCCGGAGCGGAAGAGGAACAGGCCCACGATCGCCAGCGCCATCACCACCGCGATCGCCGGCCACAGCCAGGTGTTCCATCCGGAGGACCGGCGCAGCAGCACGACCGCCCAGACACCGGTGATCCCCAGCGCGAGGGGCAGTACCCACGTCCACCGCCGGTCGGCGCGGAAGGCGCGCAGCAGCATCACGCCGCCGCCCGCGCACAGCGCCGCGATGCCGGGGGCGAGCGCGGTCGTGTAGTACGGGTGCATGGTGCCCTCGGCCATGCTGAAGGTCAGGTAGTGCAGGCCCGTCCAGCCGCCCCACAGCACCAGCGC
It contains:
- a CDS encoding glycosyltransferase family 39 protein; this translates as MTSATDPLYPVAGRPAEPGAASAGPPRVPSPAATAPRWSLPSLLAILVLAGVLYSWNLSSSGLNSFYSAAVLSGTESWKAWFFGSLDAGNFLTVDKPPLALMVMGLSCRVFGYGTWQMMLPMIVAALATIWILHASVKRVWGHGAAAVAALVLALTPITVAINRDNNPDTLLVFLMVSGAALGLRAVRTGRLLPLLGSAVCFGLAFNTKMLQGYIALPAVFVVYVYASGLGWVRRVRNLVAAAVALAVSSFWWAAAVSLVPADERPYIGGSTDGTAWDLIMGYNGLGRILGGEGNGGGGGGGGGGFAGTAGVGRMFNDVLGGQISWLLPFAGVALVGGLVLCGRVPRTDLTRAALVLWGGWTGLHYLTFSMAEGTMHPYYTTALAPGIAALCAGGGVMLLRAFRADRRWTWVLPLALGITGVWAVVLLRRSSGWNTWLWPAIAVVMALAIVGLFLFRSGRRARLLAISVAAAVVASVAGPAAYAWSVPFGSGGGMGGTNPTAGPSTGGGMGGPGTGGGRGGFPGGANGEGSGESPQGAGNGQAGGSPGGEPPNGQGGGPSGTLPDGGTPPDGTSGQASGTGDSEAPGTGAGSGSGSGSGSGQASGGTGEMAGGTPPSDGSTSEGDTSSGSTSEGGASEGTTSEGGASDSASEGGGSSGAGGRPGGAGGFGGGGMGGASSELIAYLKKHQDGATWLLAVSSSQSAAQLILGSGEPVISMWGWSGSDRAMTLDRLKELVKNGELHYVQVGGGGMGGGPGGGSDIASEVTQWVQEHGTAVEASDYGAGTATDTASGSQSASGQTAGTSALYRLDPSDVN